Proteins encoded in a region of the Zea mays cultivar B73 chromosome 4, Zm-B73-REFERENCE-NAM-5.0, whole genome shotgun sequence genome:
- the LOC100283807 gene encoding protein TSSC1 encodes MQGGSSGIVYGGLKYQARCIADVRADASSTTFLAGTLSLKEENEVHLIRLSPAESELVCDGVFYHPNEIWDLKSCPFDHRVFSTVYTSGEGFGASVWKIPELNGQSNSPQLEQLFELSGHTGKIRRVIWWPLGKHDKLISIDDRNIFLWNVDMSNKSAKVISQGSADMLPNLSGGAWDPHNHNSIASISDSSLHLWDLRSMEKSSAIEHAHIRDVDYNPKKQHIIATTEDDFGICLWDLRMLKLPLKDLPGHSHWTWAIQHNPEYDELLLSAGTDSTVNLWLAKVSNNDSEPNSPSGSPNRQEEPLLNSYTDYEDSIYGIAWSSHDPSLFASLSYDGRVVLESVKPYLQRK; translated from the exons ATGCAGGGCGGATCCAGCGGCATCGTCTATGGTGGCCTCAAGTACCAG GCACGGTGTATCGCCGACGTGCGCGCGGACGCCAGCTCGACCACCTTCCTCGCCGggaccctcagcctcaaggaggaGAACGAG GTGCACCTGATCCGGCTTTCGCCGGCGGAGAGTGAGCTGGTGTGCGATGGAGTCTTCTACCACCCCAACGAGATCTGGGATCTCAAATCATGTCCCTTCGATCACAGGGTCTTCTCCACAGTCTACACATCTG GTGAGGGCTTTGGTGCGTCAGTTTGGAAGATCCCAGAGCTTAATGGGCAATCAAACTCACCGCAGCTTGAGCAGCTCTTTGAGCTTAGTGGGCATACGGGCAAGATTAGACG TGTGATCTGGTGGCCACTTGGAAAGCATGATAAACTAATTAGCATTGATGACCGAAATATTTTTCTTTGGAACGTAGACATGTCAAATAAATCAGCTAAG GTGATCTCACAGGGATCAGCTGACATGCTTCCAAATTTGAGTGGTGGGGCTTGGGATCCACACAATCATAATTCAATTGCTTCAATATCTGATTCATCACTTCATTTGTGGGATCTACGTTCTATGGA AAAATCATCTGCAATTGAACATGCACATATACGGGATGTGGATTATAACCCCAAGAAGCAACACATTATT GCAACAACAGAAGATGACTTTGGAATTTGCTTGTGGGATCTCAGAATGCTTAAGCTTCCTCTGAAAGACCTCCCTGGGCACTCACATTG GACATGGGCTATTCAGCACAATCCTGAGTATGATGAGCTGCTTCTG AGTGCTGGAACAGATTCAACTGTAAATTTATGGTTGGCTAAAGTTAGCAACAATGATTCTGAACCTAATAG CCCTTCTGGTTCACCCAATAGACAAGAAGAACCATTACTTAACTCATATACTGACTATGAAGACAGCATCTATG GTATTGCATGGAGCTCCCATGATCCATCATTATTCGCTTCTTTGTCCTATGATGGAAGG GTTGTCTTGGAATCAGTCAAGCCCTACTTGCAGAGAAAATGA
- the LOC100283807 gene encoding protein TSSC1 isoform X3, with translation MESSTTPTRSGISNHVPSITGSSPQSTHLVRALVRQFGRSQSLMGNQTHRSLSSSLSLVGIRARLDGGLLFLVIWWPLGKHDKLISIDDRNIFLWNVDMSNKSAKVISQGSADMLPNLSGGAWDPHNHNSIASISDSSLHLWDLRSMEKSSAIEHAHIRDVDYNPKKQHIIATTEDDFGICLWDLRMLKLPLKDLPGHSHWTWAIQHNPEYDELLLSAGTDSTVNLWLAKVSNNDSEPNSPSGSPNRQEEPLLNSYTDYEDSIYGIAWSSHDPSLFASLSYDGRVVLESVKPYLQRK, from the exons ATGGAGTCTTCTACCACCCCAACGAGATCTGGGATCTCAAATCATGTCCCTTCGATCACAGGGTCTTCTCCACAGTCTACACATCTG GTGAGGGCTTTGGTGCGTCAGTTTGGAAGATCCCAGAGCTTAATGGGCAATCAAACTCACCGCAGCTTGAGCAGCTCTTTGAGCTTAGTGGGCATACGGGCAAGATTAGACGGTGGACTCCTGTTTCT TGTGATCTGGTGGCCACTTGGAAAGCATGATAAACTAATTAGCATTGATGACCGAAATATTTTTCTTTGGAACGTAGACATGTCAAATAAATCAGCTAAG GTGATCTCACAGGGATCAGCTGACATGCTTCCAAATTTGAGTGGTGGGGCTTGGGATCCACACAATCATAATTCAATTGCTTCAATATCTGATTCATCACTTCATTTGTGGGATCTACGTTCTATGGA AAAATCATCTGCAATTGAACATGCACATATACGGGATGTGGATTATAACCCCAAGAAGCAACACATTATT GCAACAACAGAAGATGACTTTGGAATTTGCTTGTGGGATCTCAGAATGCTTAAGCTTCCTCTGAAAGACCTCCCTGGGCACTCACATTG GACATGGGCTATTCAGCACAATCCTGAGTATGATGAGCTGCTTCTG AGTGCTGGAACAGATTCAACTGTAAATTTATGGTTGGCTAAAGTTAGCAACAATGATTCTGAACCTAATAG CCCTTCTGGTTCACCCAATAGACAAGAAGAACCATTACTTAACTCATATACTGACTATGAAGACAGCATCTATG GTATTGCATGGAGCTCCCATGATCCATCATTATTCGCTTCTTTGTCCTATGATGGAAGG GTTGTCTTGGAATCAGTCAAGCCCTACTTGCAGAGAAAATGA
- the LOC100283807 gene encoding protein TSSC1 isoform X2: protein MQGGSSGIVYGGLKYQARCIADVRADASSTTFLAGTLSLKEENEVHLIRLSPAESELVCDGVFYHPNEIWDLKSCPFDHRVFSTVYTSGEGFGASVWKIPELNGQSNSPQLEQLFELSGHTGKIRRVIWWPLGKHDKLISIDDRNIFLWNVDMSNKSAKVISQGSADMLPNLSGGAWDPHNHNSIASISDSSLHLWDLRSMEKSSAIEHAHIRDVDYNPKKQHIIATTEDDFGICLWDLRMLKLPLKDLPGHSHCPSGSPNRQEEPLLNSYTDYEDSIYGIAWSSHDPSLFASLSYDGRVVLESVKPYLQRK, encoded by the exons ATGCAGGGCGGATCCAGCGGCATCGTCTATGGTGGCCTCAAGTACCAG GCACGGTGTATCGCCGACGTGCGCGCGGACGCCAGCTCGACCACCTTCCTCGCCGggaccctcagcctcaaggaggaGAACGAG GTGCACCTGATCCGGCTTTCGCCGGCGGAGAGTGAGCTGGTGTGCGATGGAGTCTTCTACCACCCCAACGAGATCTGGGATCTCAAATCATGTCCCTTCGATCACAGGGTCTTCTCCACAGTCTACACATCTG GTGAGGGCTTTGGTGCGTCAGTTTGGAAGATCCCAGAGCTTAATGGGCAATCAAACTCACCGCAGCTTGAGCAGCTCTTTGAGCTTAGTGGGCATACGGGCAAGATTAGACG TGTGATCTGGTGGCCACTTGGAAAGCATGATAAACTAATTAGCATTGATGACCGAAATATTTTTCTTTGGAACGTAGACATGTCAAATAAATCAGCTAAG GTGATCTCACAGGGATCAGCTGACATGCTTCCAAATTTGAGTGGTGGGGCTTGGGATCCACACAATCATAATTCAATTGCTTCAATATCTGATTCATCACTTCATTTGTGGGATCTACGTTCTATGGA AAAATCATCTGCAATTGAACATGCACATATACGGGATGTGGATTATAACCCCAAGAAGCAACACATTATT GCAACAACAGAAGATGACTTTGGAATTTGCTTGTGGGATCTCAGAATGCTTAAGCTTCCTCTGAAAGACCTCCCTGGGCACTCACATTG CCCTTCTGGTTCACCCAATAGACAAGAAGAACCATTACTTAACTCATATACTGACTATGAAGACAGCATCTATG GTATTGCATGGAGCTCCCATGATCCATCATTATTCGCTTCTTTGTCCTATGATGGAAGG GTTGTCTTGGAATCAGTCAAGCCCTACTTGCAGAGAAAATGA